The Maridesulfovibrio hydrothermalis AM13 = DSM 14728 DNA window GGCGAAATTCAGAAAGCAACTGATAATGGTCGCAAACCTGTACAATTCATAGTTGCTCTTGACTGCATCGTTCCTGTCGTTAATCCGGGCAACCCTGTTTCCAGACTTTCCAAGGCTCAGCTGTTCGGCATCTACACCGGTAAAATCACCAACTGGAAAGATGTTGGCGGTGATGATTCAAAGATCGTTGTTATCTCACGTGATACTTCTTCCGGTACTTATGACTGCTGGAAAAGCAAAGTAATGAAAAAAGACGGTAAAAAACATCGCGTATTCCCCGGCGCACTTTTACAGGCTTCCAACGGAGCTGTTGCGCAGGCCGTTTCCAAGAATAAAAAAGCAATCGGCTATGTCGGACTTGCTTACCTGAACAAGGAACTCAAAAGTGTAAGTGTGGACGGCGTTTCAGCTTCCGTTTTAACTGCCAAAGACGGTTCCTACCCCATCTCCCGCGGGCTGAACATCTATACTCCGGGCGAACCTTCCGGTGAAGCTAAAGCTCTTCTTGATTATATGATGAGTCCGGCAGGGCAGAAACTTGCTGCTGATACCGGTTTCATTCCCGTAAAATAATCACGTTGACTGCCGGTTTCGAAATTATACTCCGGGAGGCATAAGTCTCCCGGAGATTTTACGACCGAGAATAAACTGACAAGCTCAAATCTAATAATTTTATCAGGGGAAAAGTCGTGATCACGTCCCGTAACATCTGTTTACTCCTCCTCATCTTTTCAGTGGTGAGCGGAGTTTACGCGTACAGCCTCGGCAAGAAGACCGAAGCTGAACAGATTTTTATTTCCGCTGCTGAAAAAGTGGCGCAGAGGGGAGACTATTCTATGAGTGGCGCAGGGACACTCAAGAAAGTCATGATGCTTTCCACTCACGAAGTTTCAGAATCCACCGAAGAGTCCGGCCTGACCAAAGCGGAAAAAGAAATCAGAGTCATGAACCTTACTTCTGAAATAAATTCAATCTACACGTATGTGCGCACTGATTCTGATCTGCTGAAGAGTAGGAAAGGTAACCCGCAGGTTGCTGACATAATCATAAAAAGTGCTCAGAACATGGTCTCTTCAAGGTCTACAGGCTGGTATGTGTTCAGCTCAGCCCTCGGTTTGATCGGGATATCATTTTTAATTCTTAAGTCCCTTAATCTGGGCAGACGCACAACAGAGCGCATTATTCATTCTTTTTTTCTGGTGGCTGCATCCACCTCTGTTCTGGTGCTTTTTTTGATAATGGTCTTTCTGTTTGTCGAAGGACTGCCCGTTTTTAAATATGTATCTTTCACAGATTTTGTTTTCGGGTTTGAGTGGTATCCAACTGATGAACCGCCGGCTTTAGGTATATGGCCCCTCATTGTCGGTTCAGGCGCAGTTACTTTGCTGTCATCATTGATCGCCATCCCTCTGGGCGTTATGACCGCAATTTATCTTGCTGAAATTGCACCGACCAAGGTTCGTAATGTTGTAAAACCCGCAGTTGAGATGCTTGCAGCACTTCCATCAGTTGTTATCGGGTTTTTCGGTATGGTTGTTGTTGCCCCTTTTTTACAGGACACTTTTGATATTGCTGTCGGGCTGAACCTTTTCAACGCCTCTGTAATGCTGGCATTCATGGCGGTC harbors:
- a CDS encoding PstS family phosphate ABC transporter substrate-binding protein, whose protein sequence is MKSRIIALVAMMVMAFTGSAFAGAIQVKGSTTVLPLMQKAAETFMKANPNVSISISGGGSSNGAKALIDGTTDIAMMSRDMKGGEIQKATDNGRKPVQFIVALDCIVPVVNPGNPVSRLSKAQLFGIYTGKITNWKDVGGDDSKIVVISRDTSSGTYDCWKSKVMKKDGKKHRVFPGALLQASNGAVAQAVSKNKKAIGYVGLAYLNKELKSVSVDGVSASVLTAKDGSYPISRGLNIYTPGEPSGEAKALLDYMMSPAGQKLAADTGFIPVK
- the pstC gene encoding phosphate ABC transporter permease subunit PstC, which translates into the protein MIHSFFLVAASTSVLVLFLIMVFLFVEGLPVFKYVSFTDFVFGFEWYPTDEPPALGIWPLIVGSGAVTLLSSLIAIPLGVMTAIYLAEIAPTKVRNVVKPAVEMLAALPSVVIGFFGMVVVAPFLQDTFDIAVGLNLFNASVMLAFMAVPTITSISEDALYSVPVELKEASLALGATHWQSIYKVMVPASLSGISTGVILGMARSIGETMVVLMVAGGAGLLPSSIFDPIRPMPASIAAEMGEAPFHSEHYHALFAIGMVLFLFTMAFNLIADYVAHKYKQVGSATL